A single region of the Nevskiales bacterium genome encodes:
- a CDS encoding 8-amino-7-oxononanoate synthase: protein MRPEPARRLTPAPDSALTRFLRAQLEAVHARKLFRRRRMVSGAHAVQLRADGQTCVNFCS, encoded by the coding sequence ATGCGCCCGGAACCGGCCCGCCGCCTGACGCCTGCGCCGGACAGCGCGCTCACGCGTTTCCTGCGCGCGCAGCTGGAGGCCGTGCACGCGCGCAAGCTGTTCCGCCGGCGCCGCATGGTGAGCGGCGCGCACGCGGTGCAACTGCGTGCGGACGGGCAGACCTGCGTCAATTTCTGCAGCA